The following DNA comes from Kitasatospora sp. NBC_01287.
TCGTCGAGCGGCTCCTGACCGAGCCGCTGCAGCACCCAGCCGCCGTGCTCCAGGCCGCTCTCCGCCAGGTCGGGGCCCGCGTGGCCGAGGACCGCGGGCAGCAGGTCGGCCAGCGGCACGTCGGCGGGGACGGCGAGCTCGAAGGCCGTGCCCGGCGCGTGGAACCTCAACCGGCACAGCCCGGCGACGGCACTGCTGTTCACACCACTCCCCCACTCCGCGACCCGGCTCCGCGACCCCTGCGCGTTCGGTCTCCGACTGCAGAACGGACCGGACGGCGTGCCGCGTTCACCCGTCTTCAGCCGCCTTCAGCCACGTCGTGAACCCGGCCCGGTGCGCCGCCCGTCACACCCAGGGACGGTGGTGTGAGGGAGGAGCCCTGAGGTGAGTGTGGTCCTGGTCAACCGAACGCCGCGGCGTCCGGGGCCCGAGATGCCGGACGGCGAGATCCAGTTGCAGGAGCCGCCGGTCCTGCCCGAGAAGCAGAGCGGCATGTCGAGCATGATCAGCATGGCGCCGATGGCGCTGGGCTCGCTCTCGATGGTCTTCATGTTCCTGCGCCCGAGCGGCGGCGAGGGCAGCGGCGCGCTCGCCTACGTGGGCATCGGCATGATGGCGCTCTCCTCGATCGGCATGCTGGTCACCCAGCTGATCCGCGGCTCCAGCGACCGCAAGCAGCTGCTGCGCGCCGAGCGCCGCGACTACCTGCGCTACCTCTCGCAGATCCGCCGCCAGGTGCGCAAGTCGATCACCGCGCAGCAGCAGGCACTGGCCTGGCGCCACCCCGCGCCGAACGAGCTGCGGTCGCTGGTGGGCACCACGCGGCTGTGGGAACGGCGGGCCGCCCACCCGGACTTCAGCGACGTGCGGATCGGCACCGGCCCGCAGCGCCTGGCGACCCGGCTCGCCCCGCTCTCCACCAAGCCGGTGGAGGACCTGGAACCGCTCTGCGCCCACGCGCTGCGCCGCTTCATCCACGCCTACAACACGCTGGACGACCAGCCGATCGCCATCCACCTGCGCGGCTTCGCCCAGGTGCTGCTGCGCACCGACGACCAGTCGGCCGCCCGGGCGCTGGTGCGCGCGATGCTGGCCCAACTCGCCACCGTGCACGGCCCCGACGAGCTGCGGATCGCCATCGTCGCCGAGCCGGAGCACCGCGGCGCGTGGGAGTGGGCCAAGTGGCTGCCGCACGCGCTGCACCCCGGCGAGAGCGACGGGGCCGGGCCGCTGCGCCTGGTGGCGGGCAGCCTGGGCGAGGCGGAGCAGCTGCTCGGCGAGGAGTTCACCGGCCGCCCGCCCTACGAGCCGGACGCCGTGCCGCACCGCGAGGAGCCGTTCACCGTCCTGGTGCTCGACGGCGCGGGCGCGCACGCGGGCAGCCGGGCGGCGCTCACCGGCTACCGCAACACCGTGCTGATCGACCTGACCGAGAGCCTGGAGTGGCGCCCGGCCCGCACCACGCTGCGGCTGCGGATCGCCGAGGGCCGGCTGGCGATGATCGGCGCGGACCGCAACCGCAAGGACACCGTCACCGACCTGGGCCGGCCCGACGCGCTGAGTGAGCGTCAGATCACCCGACTGGCCGGCTCGCTGGCCCAGTACCGGATAGGCGACGCGGTGGAGGCCGCCGAGCCGCTGGCCACCGACTTCGACCTGACCGCGCTGCTCGGCATACCGGACCTGCACAAGCTGGACGTGGAGGCGCTCTGGGCGCAGCGCGGCATCCCGCAGCGGCTTCGGGTGCCGCTGGGCCTGGGGCCGGACGGCCGCCCGGTGGACCTGGACCTCAAGGAGTCCGCGCAGGGCGGCATGGGCCCGCACGGCATGCTGATCGGCGCCACCGGCTCGGGCAAGTCCGAGTTGCTGCGCACGCTGGTGCTGGCGCTGGCCGTGACGCACTCCTCCGAGGTGCTCAACTTCGTCCTGGTCGACTTCAAGGGCGGGGCGACCTTCCTGGGCCTGGACGCGCTGCCGCACACCTCCGCCGTGATCACCAACCTGGCCGACGAGGCCGCGCTGGTGGACCGGATGCGCGACGCGCTGCACGGCGAGATGGTCCGCCGCCAGGAGCTGCTGCGGGCCGCCGGCAACTACGCCTCGCTGCTGGAGTACGAGAGCGCGCGGGCCGCCGGCACCCCGCTGAAGCCGATGCCCACGCTGTTCGTGGTGGTCGACGAGTTCAGCGAACTGCTGGCCGCGCACCGGGACTTCATGGACCTCTTCGTCATGATCGGCCGGCTCGGCCGCTCGCTGGGGGTGCACCTGCTGCTGGCCTCGCAGCGACTGGACGAGGGCCGGATGAACGCGCTGGAGTCCCACCTGTCCTACCGGATCGGCCTGCGCACCTTCTCCGCCATGGAGAGCCGCGGCGTGCTCGGCGTGCCGGACGCCTACCAGCTGCCCTCGGCCCCCGGCAACGGGTTCCTGCGCAGCGACATCTCCACCCTGACCCGCTTCAAGGCCGCCTACGTCTCGGGCCCCTACCGGCCCAAGCGCCGCGCCGCCCAGCAGGCGGTGCTGGAGGGCCAGGTGGTGGCCTACGGAACCACGTACGTGACGCCCCGCCACCTGCCGACGGCGGTCGAGGAGGAAGCGGTCGAGGAGACCTCGGCCGAGTCGCTGCTGGAGATCGCCGCCGCCAAGCTCTACGACGTCGGCCCGCCCGCCTACCGGGTCTGGCTCCCGCCGCTGGACGTGCCGCCCACCCTGGACGAGCTGCTGCCGCCGCTCGCCCCGCACCCGGCGCGCGGCCTGACCACCGAGGCGAGCAAGGCGCACGGCTCGCTCAACATCCCGGTCGGCGTGGTCGACCGCCCGTTCCAGCAGCTGCGCGACCTGCTGACCGCCGACCTCTCGGGGGCCGGCGGCCACGTCGGCATCGCGGGTGCCCCGCAGAGCGGCAAGAGCACCATGCTGCGCACCCTGATCACCTCCCTGGCACTCACCCACACCCCGCGCGAGGTCCAGTTCTACTGCCTGGACTTCGGCGGTGGCACGCTCTCCACTCTGCGCGGGCTGCCGCACCTGGGCGGGGTGACCGGACGCCATGACGGCGAGCGGGTGCTGCGCACCATCGCCGAGGTGAACGGCATCATCAACCGCCGCGAGAAGTACTTCGCCGAGCTGGGCATCGACTCGGTCACCGGTTTCCGCCGCCGCAAGGCCGCCGGTGAGCTGGCCCATGACCCGCACGGCGACGTCTTCCTGGTGATCGACGGCTGGAACACGCTGCGCCAGGAGTTCAACGACCTGGTCCAGCCGCTCACCCTGATCTCCCAGCGCGGCATCAACTACGGCGTGCACCTGATGATCGCCACCACCCGCTGGGGCGAGATCTCCGGCAGCCTGCGCGACCAGCTGCAGACCCGTTTCGAACTGCGGCTGGGTGACGCGGTCGACTCGGTGATCAACATGCGCGCGGCGGCCCGGGTGCCCAAGACCCCGGGCCGCGGCCTGACCGACGAGCAGTTGCACTTCCTGACCGCACTGCCGCGGCTCGACGGATCGGGGACCGCCGAGGACCTCGCCGAGGGCATCGCCGACCTGGTGGACGCCGTGGCCGCGCACTGGGAGGGGCCGCGCGCGCCCGAGGTGCGGATGCTGCCGCTCACCCTGGACGCCACCGAGCTGCCCGCCCCCGAGGGGCGCCTGCGGGTGCCGATCGGCGTGGACGACGCCGAGATCGCCCCGCTCTGGCACGACTTCGAGGAGAACCCGCACCTGCTGGTAGTGGGCGACAGCGAGGCGGGGAAGACCAACCTGCTGAAGCTGATGGCCCGGTCGATCACTCAGGTCTACACGCCTGCCGAGGCCCGGATCATGGTGGTCGACTACCGGCGCGGGTTGTACGACGTGGTGCCGAAGGAGTACCAGCTCGGCTACGCGGTCGCCGTCGACATGCTGCGCCAGATCGTCGACGGCGCCGCGCGCGCCATGAAGAACCGGATCCCACCCGACGACATCAGCCCCGCGCGCCTGAAGCTGCGCGACTGGTGGGAGGGGCCCGAACTCTTCATCCTGGTCGACGACTACGACCTGGTCAGCACCGGCGCCGGCAGCCACCCGTTCGCGGCGGTGCTCGACAACCTCGCCCAGGGCGCCGAGATCGGGCTTCACCTGATCGTGGCACGCGGCGCCAACGGGATCGGCCGCGCCATGGGCGACCCGCTGCTGCGCAAGCTGCAGGAGGTCAACTCGCCCGCGCTGCTGCTCTCCTGCCCGCCCTCGGAGGGCCACCTGTTCGGCAACGTCAAGCCGCGCCAGCTGCCCACCGGACGCGGCCTGTACATCACCCGGCGACGCAACGTGCAGGTGCAGACCGGCCACCTGGGCAAGGACGGTGAACCGCTGGAGGTGACCGGCCCGTAGTCCCGGCAGGGGCCCACTCTCAGCAGACCGGAGGCCGGCCATGGACTCGGCACCATCCCAGCTCACCGCGCGGTCCACGCTGCGCCCGGTGGGAGCGCACCTCGTCATCGCACCGCCCGGATCCGAACAGGCCGGCCTCGCGGCGGTGCTGGACCCGGTGCGGGTCGAGCCGCAGACCCTGGTGCTGCTCGCCGCGGCGGTGGACGCCGCCCCGGTGCTGCGCGCCTCGCTGGACGAGCTGACCCGGATCGCCACCGCCCGGGGCGCCGACACGCTGGTGCTGGCCGCCTCCGGCCTGGCCGCCAGCGGCCCCGACGGCCGCCGGCCGGCCGAACTGCTGGCGCGGCGCACGGGGTTGACGGTGGTCGCGCCCGACGTCGTGGTCTCCGTCGAGGCGGACGGGACGCTGCTGGCGGCGGGCGGCTCCTGGTGGTACTGCCGGCCCGGCGGCGGTGCCGAACCGCTCGGCGAACGCTGGCCGGGCGGCGCGGCGATCAGCCCGCTGCGCAGCGGCGCGTTCTGGCTCACCCGGGCCACACCCACCACCGTGCCGGCCATCCTCGAGTTCGCCTCGGCGCCGATCGGCACCCTGCTGCTGGTGCTCGGCGAGCCCGGTGGTCCGCTGCCGACCGCCGTTCGGCTCGCCACCGCCGCGTCCGCACTGCTCACCGCCACCGGCGAGCAGCGGCTGCTGCTCAGCGCGCCCTGGGCCGAACCGATCGAGTTGGTCGAGCTGTCCGCCGTGCTCGCGGCCTCGCTCGACCGCGAGGTGCACGCCGCCATCGGCCTGCCGCTGGTCACCGCGACCGGTCACCGGGGCATGCACCTGGCCGCGGACGGCACGCCCGGCTGGGAGCCGTACCTGACCGAGCTGACCGCCTGCCCGGTCGCCCGCACGGTGACCGCGGTCGGCTGGCGCGAGCACCCCGGCGGCTGGACGCCCGCCGGTCCGGCCCGCTACCACGCCTTCCCCGGTTGGGAGTTGGAGGCGGTCTCGGCCGGCCTCTGGCTGCGCCCGGCCGGCGCCACGGTGGAGCGCGCGCCCCGGCTGCGCCGTCCCGACCCGGCGCAGCCGGTGCTGGTGATCGGCGCCCCCGGGCACCCGGTCACCGAGGAGGTCTGGGAGCACCTCGGCGGGCTGCTCGCCGGGCTGCCGTCGCTCGGCGCCGGGCCCGCGGTGCGGCTCGCGGTGACGGTGGCCGGGACGATGGACGCGGAGTCGGAGACCGTGGGGCGGTTCAGCGCGCGGATCCACCGGCTCACCTGGCTGGGCGCGGACCCGGGGGCGAGGGCCGCGGTGGCGGTGGCGGCCGCGCCGGCCGCTCTGCCGGTGCCGGAGCCGGTGGCCGTGCGGACGGTGGAGCGGGAGCCGGTGGCCGTGCCGCAGGTGGAGCCGGAGGTGGAGCCGATCGCCGCGCCGGTGCGGGTGGCCGTCATGGCCGGCCCCGCTGCCGAGCCCGCACCCGAAGCCGTTCCCGAGCCCGCACCCGTTCCCGAGCCCGCACCCGCACCCGCACCCGCACCCGCACCCGCACCCGCACCCGAGCCGGAACTCCCCGAGCCCGCGCCCCTGCCCATCCCCACCGCGTCCGACCACCCCACCCTGCTGCTGAGCGTCACGCCGTCGACGGAGGCGCCCACCCTCAGCATGGCAGCGATCCGCATCCCCGAGCCTGCGCCCGAACCCGAGCCTGCGCCCGAACCCGCGCCCTCGCTCGCACCAGAGCCCGAGCCTGCGCCCGAACCCGCGCCCATCCCCGCACCCGCACCCGCACCCACGCCCCCACCCGCGCCCACCACCCCCGCCCAGGACCGGGACGCCCTGCAGGCCCTGATCGGCGCCCCGTACCAGCGCTGGGCCAGCCGTGCCGACCAGGTCGCCACCCGGCTGCCCGGCCTGCGCGCGGCGGGCGGCGACGACCCCCGCCCCGAGCTGGTCGCCGTGCTGCTCCACCACGCCGACTCCCCGGTGCCCGCCTCCCGCGCCGAGCTCGTCGCCGCCACCCGCGAGGGCACGGACGGTCCGCTGCGCCCGTACCTGCGCTGCCTCGCCGCGGGCCTGCGCCGGCTGCCCAGCCACCACGGCGCCGTCCTGTTCGCGGCTCCGCCCGGCCCTCTCGACCTGACCCGCTTCGCCCCCGGCACGGTGCTCCGCGAACCCGCCCCGGTCAGCGGACTCTCCACCGTGGGCGCCGACCTCGGCGACGGCATCGAGCTGGAGTTCGCCGTCTGGTCGGCCACCGGGCGCCGCACCTCGGCCTTCGGCGAGCCCGGTGAGCAACCGACCGTGGTCTTCGCGCCGGGCACCGCCTTCGAGGTGCTGGAGCTCGACCCGGCGGACGCCGACAGCGGCCGCCCGGCCCGGGTCCTGCTGCACGAGAGCACCGGCCTGCGAGCGGCCCCCGACCGGCTGCGCGGCTGGCTGGCCCGCCGCGACGCCACCGCCCCCGAGAACCGCGTCCGCCCGGCCAACCCGGCCCACTTCCACCTCGACCTGGGAGCCGCCCCCGCAGCACCGACCGAGCATCAGTCGAACAGTGACTGAACAGCAGCTGAACGGCCGCTGACCAGCGACATCATCAGGCGTACCCGCCGACACCGCCGCCCCGGCGCAGGCAGGACTCAGCGGGCCGACCCGTCACGGTCGGTCCGCTCCTCGGCCGCACCCGCGACACCGGTGATCTGACGGCCCGTGCAACGATGAGCGCGGAGACTCCCCCGCCGGATCGTGCCGGCGCTCCAGTCGCGAGAAGGCCTGATGGACACCTGATGGACATTCGACTACTCGGCTCGGTAGAGCTGCGCACCGCCGACGGACGCCTCGGCGAGATCGCCGGCCCCCAGCGGCGCGCCGTACTCGCGCTGCTCGCAATGGAGTTGGACCGAGTGGTCGCGGTGGACCGGTTCGTCGAGCTGCTCTGGGCGGAGCAGCCCCCGGCCCAGGCCAGGGCCGCGCTGCAGGGGCACATCGCCGCGCTGCGCAAGCTGCTGGCGCCCGGACCGTTCATCCTGCAGACCCGGGCGCCCGGCTACCTGCTGCTCGGGCCGCCCGACCAGGTCGACACGCGGCGCTTCGAGCGGCTCGCGGCCCGGGCGGCGGACGAGTCCGACGACGGCGAGGCGGCCCGCCTGCTGCAGCACGCGCTCGGCCTCTGGGCCGGCGCCGCGCTGGGCGATCTGCCCGACACCGCGCTGCGCCGGACGCTGGCGGAGCAGCTCGACGAGTCGCGGACCGGCGTGCTGATGAGCTGGGCGGAGCGGTGCCTGCGGCTGGACGCCGGCGTGCGCGCGGTCCCGGCGCTGGAGCAGAGCGTGCGGGCCGACGGACTGCGCGAGCCCGTGGTGGCCCTGCTGATCCGCTGCCTGCACCAGGCCGGGCGGTCCGCCGACGCGCTGACCGTGTACCACCAGGCCAGGGAGCGGCTCGACAGCGAGCTGGGCCTGCCGCCGGGCCGGGCGCTGCGCGCCGCGTTCGCCGAGGCCGGTGGCACGGCCGGTGGCGAGGGCAGCAACAAGGGGAGCGGCGAGGGCAGCGGCGGCGGCAGCAACCCGGGTCCGACGACAGTGGTGCCGCCGACCACCCCGCAGCCCTCCGCCGCGCCTGGGCCCGCCCCCACCCCCGCGCCCGCCCCGCGCGAGGCGCCGGCCCCGGCGCCCGGCATCGCGCGCCACCTGCCGCGGCAGAGCAGCGGATTCGTCGGGCGCGGCGAGGAGTTCCGGCGGTTGGACCAGGAGTGCGGGCCGGACCGGACCGGCAGCGGGCTCGCCGTCCTGGTCGGGCCGGCCGGGGTCGGCAAGAGCGCCACCGCGATCCGCTGGGCGCACGGCGCGGCCCCGGGCTTTCCCGACGGCCTGCTCTTCGCCGACCTGCGCGGCTTCGACCCCATCGGCCCGGTGGACCGCTGCGAGGTCCTCGGGCAGTTCCTGCTCGCGCTCGGCCTGCCGGAGGCCGCCGTCCCCCAGGACGAGGCCGACCGGGCCGCCCTCTACCGCGAACGGACCGAGCACCGGCGGCTGCTGGTGCTGCTGGACAACGCGCGCGGGCCGGCCGACGTGGTCGACCTGCTGCCCAGCGGCCCGGCCTGCGCGACGGTCGTCACCAGTCGCAACACGCTGGAGGACCTGGTGGTCACCGAGGGTGCCACGCTGCTGCGGCTGGAGGCGCTGCCGGACGCCGACGCCCTGCGGCTGCTGGACCGGGCGCTGACGGCGGGTCGGGTGCAGGCCGAGCCCGAGGCGGCCCACCGGCTGATCGCGCTCTGCGACCGCCTGCCGCTCGCGCTGCGGATCGCCGCCTCCCGGCTGGCCTCCCGTCCGGGCTGGCGGATCGCCGACCTGGTCGCCGAACTCACCGACGAGCGAACCAGGTTGCTCGCCCTGGACAACCGTGGCTCGGTCAGCGTCCGCACCGCCCTGGTTCTGACGTACCGTCATCTTTCTTCCACGGCGACCCAGTTGCTGTCACTGCTGGCCGCCCATCCGGGCCGCGAGGTGGACGCCCTGGCGGCGGCGGCACTGCTCGGCGGCGAGCTGCGGGCGGCCCGGCGCACCCTCGGCGAGCTGGCCGCCTACCACCTGCTCACCGAGAACACCCCCGGCCGCTACACCCGGCACGACCTGATCCGGCTCTTCAGTGCCGAGCTCTTCGCGGCCGAGCCGGCCGAGTTCCGCCGGCTCGCCACCGACCGGCTGCTGGACTACTACCTGGTGGCCGCCCGGGTGGCCGCCGACCACCTCGACCCCGGCATCGAGAGCTTCGGCGAGCCGGAGCACCCGCCGCTCAGCCTGCCGCAGCCACCGGACAGCCGCGCGGCGCTGGCCTGGTTCCGTCCCGAGGAGTCGACGATCCGCGCACTGGTCACCACCAGCGCCGACGACGGCCGGCACGAGCGGGCCTGGCGGCTGGCCCGGATCTCGGAGAGTCTCTACTACGGCGCCGGCCGGCTCAACGACTCGCTCACCTGCCTGCTCGCCGGGCTGCGGGCCGCCGAGCGCACCGGATCACCGCAGGCCATCGCGGTGCTGGAGGGCTCCTGCGCCAACGCCCTGTACAGCGTGGGCTTCTCCGCCGAGGCGGTGCGGCTGGTCCAGCAGGCGATCGAGCGCACCAGCCCCGCGGACGGCAACACCCACGTCCGCGCCCTCTACACGCTCGCGCTCATCACCGCCACCTTCGGCGACGCGATGGCGGCCCTGCCGGTGTCCGCCCAGGCCCTGGCGCTGAGCGGCGACGGCCTGCTGCCCGAACACCGGGCCGC
Coding sequences within:
- a CDS encoding BTAD domain-containing putative transcriptional regulator, with product MDIRLLGSVELRTADGRLGEIAGPQRRAVLALLAMELDRVVAVDRFVELLWAEQPPAQARAALQGHIAALRKLLAPGPFILQTRAPGYLLLGPPDQVDTRRFERLAARAADESDDGEAARLLQHALGLWAGAALGDLPDTALRRTLAEQLDESRTGVLMSWAERCLRLDAGVRAVPALEQSVRADGLREPVVALLIRCLHQAGRSADALTVYHQARERLDSELGLPPGRALRAAFAEAGGTAGGEGSNKGSGEGSGGGSNPGPTTVVPPTTPQPSAAPGPAPTPAPAPREAPAPAPGIARHLPRQSSGFVGRGEEFRRLDQECGPDRTGSGLAVLVGPAGVGKSATAIRWAHGAAPGFPDGLLFADLRGFDPIGPVDRCEVLGQFLLALGLPEAAVPQDEADRAALYRERTEHRRLLVLLDNARGPADVVDLLPSGPACATVVTSRNTLEDLVVTEGATLLRLEALPDADALRLLDRALTAGRVQAEPEAAHRLIALCDRLPLALRIAASRLASRPGWRIADLVAELTDERTRLLALDNRGSVSVRTALVLTYRHLSSTATQLLSLLAAHPGREVDALAAAALLGGELRAARRTLGELAAYHLLTENTPGRYTRHDLIRLFSAELFAAEPAEFRRLATDRLLDYYLVAARVAADHLDPGIESFGEPEHPPLSLPQPPDSRAALAWFRPEESTIRALVTTSADDGRHERAWRLARISESLYYGAGRLNDSLTCLLAGLRAAERTGSPQAIAVLEGSCANALYSVGFSAEAVRLVQQAIERTSPADGNTHVRALYTLALITATFGDAMAALPVSAQALALSGDGLLPEHRAAVLSYAAAVRNMAGDSATALGQAREACRLLAAYPAATVRLWAMMNEAQALHQLGLSANAEPIWTSMLATIRDAGFLHLQASGEQGFADYLLDIGRPADAAAHLRAAIDLHQLHGHLADAVTERLAMIEATLADTDRAAPADGLTG
- the eccCa gene encoding type VII secretion protein EccCa, yielding MPDGEIQLQEPPVLPEKQSGMSSMISMAPMALGSLSMVFMFLRPSGGEGSGALAYVGIGMMALSSIGMLVTQLIRGSSDRKQLLRAERRDYLRYLSQIRRQVRKSITAQQQALAWRHPAPNELRSLVGTTRLWERRAAHPDFSDVRIGTGPQRLATRLAPLSTKPVEDLEPLCAHALRRFIHAYNTLDDQPIAIHLRGFAQVLLRTDDQSAARALVRAMLAQLATVHGPDELRIAIVAEPEHRGAWEWAKWLPHALHPGESDGAGPLRLVAGSLGEAEQLLGEEFTGRPPYEPDAVPHREEPFTVLVLDGAGAHAGSRAALTGYRNTVLIDLTESLEWRPARTTLRLRIAEGRLAMIGADRNRKDTVTDLGRPDALSERQITRLAGSLAQYRIGDAVEAAEPLATDFDLTALLGIPDLHKLDVEALWAQRGIPQRLRVPLGLGPDGRPVDLDLKESAQGGMGPHGMLIGATGSGKSELLRTLVLALAVTHSSEVLNFVLVDFKGGATFLGLDALPHTSAVITNLADEAALVDRMRDALHGEMVRRQELLRAAGNYASLLEYESARAAGTPLKPMPTLFVVVDEFSELLAAHRDFMDLFVMIGRLGRSLGVHLLLASQRLDEGRMNALESHLSYRIGLRTFSAMESRGVLGVPDAYQLPSAPGNGFLRSDISTLTRFKAAYVSGPYRPKRRAAQQAVLEGQVVAYGTTYVTPRHLPTAVEEEAVEETSAESLLEIAAAKLYDVGPPAYRVWLPPLDVPPTLDELLPPLAPHPARGLTTEASKAHGSLNIPVGVVDRPFQQLRDLLTADLSGAGGHVGIAGAPQSGKSTMLRTLITSLALTHTPREVQFYCLDFGGGTLSTLRGLPHLGGVTGRHDGERVLRTIAEVNGIINRREKYFAELGIDSVTGFRRRKAAGELAHDPHGDVFLVIDGWNTLRQEFNDLVQPLTLISQRGINYGVHLMIATTRWGEISGSLRDQLQTRFELRLGDAVDSVINMRAAARVPKTPGRGLTDEQLHFLTALPRLDGSGTAEDLAEGIADLVDAVAAHWEGPRAPEVRMLPLTLDATELPAPEGRLRVPIGVDDAEIAPLWHDFEENPHLLVVGDSEAGKTNLLKLMARSITQVYTPAEARIMVVDYRRGLYDVVPKEYQLGYAVAVDMLRQIVDGAARAMKNRIPPDDISPARLKLRDWWEGPELFILVDDYDLVSTGAGSHPFAAVLDNLAQGAEIGLHLIVARGANGIGRAMGDPLLRKLQEVNSPALLLSCPPSEGHLFGNVKPRQLPTGRGLYITRRRNVQVQTGHLGKDGEPLEVTGP